Proteins from a genomic interval of Nitrosomonas sp.:
- the nirK gene encoding nitrite reductase, copper-containing — protein sequence MNRTVRAVIGLGLVCFAATGVAVAATDISKLPRVKQELVAPPAVPKHDQVAKGGPKIVEVRMETIEKLVEIAPGAKVWGLTFNGSIPGPLIVVHEGDYVELTLANPKTSTLAHNVDFHAATGALGGAGLTLVQPGEEVVLRWKAVKPGVFVYHCAPGGMMIPFHVISGMSGAIMVLPRDGLKDAAGKPVRYDRAYYIGEQDFYLPKDEKGNYKVYDSPAAGMSDMLELSKGLVPTHVVFNGAVGAITGDNALKGKVGEKVLFIHSQANRDSRPHLIGGHGDLVWQGGSFSDVPLTSQETWFVPGGAAVAALYDFKQPGLYVYLSHNLIEAVLLGAAAHMNVEGEWNNDLMQQLKAPASFSADAAMDH from the coding sequence ATGAATAGAACTGTTCGAGCAGTCATCGGACTGGGATTAGTATGTTTTGCTGCTACCGGAGTTGCAGTAGCCGCGACCGATATTTCAAAATTACCTAGAGTGAAACAAGAACTGGTTGCTCCACCAGCTGTTCCAAAACATGATCAAGTTGCCAAAGGTGGTCCAAAAATTGTTGAAGTACGTATGGAAACCATCGAAAAGCTGGTCGAAATCGCTCCCGGTGCAAAAGTCTGGGGTTTGACTTTTAATGGCAGCATTCCTGGACCGCTGATCGTTGTTCATGAAGGTGATTATGTTGAGTTAACACTCGCCAATCCAAAAACAAGTACCCTGGCACATAATGTCGATTTCCATGCTGCCACCGGTGCATTAGGTGGTGCTGGCCTGACCCTGGTTCAACCAGGCGAGGAAGTGGTTTTACGCTGGAAAGCAGTTAAACCTGGCGTATTTGTATACCACTGCGCTCCGGGCGGCATGATGATTCCTTTTCACGTTATCTCTGGTATGAGTGGAGCAATTATGGTTCTGCCGCGCGATGGTCTGAAAGATGCTGCTGGCAAACCAGTTCGCTACGACCGCGCTTATTACATTGGCGAACAGGATTTTTACTTGCCAAAAGATGAAAAAGGCAATTATAAAGTGTATGACTCACCTGCCGCAGGTATGTCTGATATGCTTGAGCTCTCCAAAGGGCTGGTTCCAACCCACGTGGTATTCAACGGTGCCGTTGGTGCAATTACGGGTGATAACGCATTGAAAGGTAAAGTGGGTGAAAAAGTCCTGTTTATTCATTCCCAGGCCAACCGCGATTCGCGCCCTCATCTGATCGGTGGCCATGGTGATCTGGTCTGGCAAGGTGGTTCATTCAGTGATGTTCCTTTAACCAGCCAGGAAACATGGTTTGTACCTGGCGGTGCTGCAGTTGCTGCGTTGTATGATTTTAAACAACCTGGTTTGTATGTGTATCTCAGTCATAATCTGATCGAAGCGGTGTTACTCGGCGCTGCTGCGCATATGAATGTAGAAGGTGAATGGAATAACGATCTGATGCAACAACTCAAAGCACCCGCAAGCTTTAGTGCCGATGCAGCGATGGATCACTAA
- a CDS encoding response regulator transcription factor, with amino-acid sequence MNDTDKPNLLIVDDDIVFCDVLAKAMKKRGFDVVTAHTIHTALELAESITPEFAVIDLKLEDESGLVLVEKFKEIDPGTRIVVLTGYASIATAVEAIKLGATHYLAKPVDADNIMSAFERINGDAQTPISINPISVERLEWEYIHRILKENDNNISVTARVLNMHRRTLQRKLSKNPVPVQVCEN; translated from the coding sequence ATGAATGATACTGACAAACCCAATCTGCTCATTGTAGATGATGATATTGTCTTTTGTGACGTTCTGGCAAAAGCAATGAAAAAACGAGGATTTGATGTGGTAACCGCCCACACCATCCATACTGCACTTGAATTGGCGGAATCCATAACACCTGAATTTGCGGTAATTGATCTAAAACTTGAGGATGAATCCGGGCTAGTACTGGTCGAGAAATTCAAGGAAATTGACCCAGGAACCCGTATCGTTGTATTGACTGGTTATGCCAGCATTGCAACCGCAGTTGAAGCAATCAAACTCGGCGCCACCCATTACCTGGCAAAGCCCGTCGATGCGGACAATATCATGTCAGCATTCGAGCGTATTAATGGAGACGCGCAAACCCCCATCAGCATCAATCCAATATCAGTGGAACGATTGGAGTGGGAATATATTCATCGGATTCTTAAGGAAAATGACAACAATATTTCTGTTACTGCCCGAGTGCTAAATATGCACCGCCGCACCTTGCAGCGGAAGCTATCAAAAAATCCCGTACCTGTACAAGTCTGCGAAAATTAA
- a CDS encoding HAMP domain-containing histidine kinase — MGIISNLHQTPLSNNLNRLFLLRNIAIFTQIIIFSLVYHLIELDLPWKNIMITIGVLLAINFLTLIRLQYQWPVINPEFFFQLLIDIGALTVLLYFSGGSTNPFVSLYLIPLIIAATVLPWHYTWIMAAASITCYTLLLFYYIPLPHNHTDDHSRHMFEFNLHVAGMWLTFVLSTLLITGFIVKMSTSIRDRDKELAKSRERSLQNEQIIALGTLAAGAAHELGTPLSTMAIIAHELKQDYPDDSEFQHNMQILRDQIELCKQTLTQLLANAGQARAEEANGEPVDHFLKKVIDKWQLIRPSVKFTYQCNGVSPAPLIMNTQLLSQSILNLLNNAADASVDQVNVTSGWDHDLLHLEILDDGEGLNAEVMERAGEAFFTNKGPGKGFGIGLFLANTNIERFGGSVRLFNRPEGGACTHVTLPIMQSGHQPIPS; from the coding sequence ATGGGCATTATTAGTAATCTGCACCAAACCCCACTTAGCAATAATCTGAACAGATTATTTTTATTGCGGAATATCGCTATATTTACCCAAATCATTATTTTCAGTCTGGTTTATCACTTAATAGAACTTGATTTACCTTGGAAAAACATCATGATCACCATTGGTGTATTACTGGCGATCAATTTCCTGACACTCATCCGGTTGCAATATCAGTGGCCGGTTATCAATCCTGAGTTTTTCTTTCAATTATTAATTGATATCGGTGCGTTGACCGTTCTGCTCTATTTTAGTGGCGGCTCAACCAATCCTTTTGTTTCTCTTTATCTGATTCCATTAATCATTGCGGCTACCGTACTCCCCTGGCATTACACCTGGATTATGGCGGCGGCTTCCATTACTTGTTATACCTTGCTGCTGTTTTACTACATCCCGCTGCCACATAACCACACCGATGATCACAGTCGCCATATGTTTGAATTTAACCTGCATGTCGCAGGTATGTGGTTGACATTCGTACTCAGCACCTTGCTCATTACCGGGTTCATCGTAAAAATGAGTACCTCTATCCGCGATCGTGATAAAGAGCTTGCAAAATCACGTGAAAGATCTCTGCAGAATGAGCAGATTATCGCTTTGGGCACACTGGCGGCCGGGGCTGCCCATGAGTTAGGTACGCCGTTATCTACCATGGCTATCATTGCGCATGAACTTAAGCAGGATTACCCTGATGACAGTGAATTTCAGCATAACATGCAGATTCTGCGAGACCAGATTGAGCTTTGCAAACAAACGCTAACACAGCTGCTTGCCAACGCGGGACAAGCGCGCGCAGAGGAAGCCAATGGAGAGCCGGTAGATCATTTTCTAAAAAAGGTAATCGACAAATGGCAGTTAATCCGTCCATCGGTTAAATTTACCTATCAGTGTAACGGTGTGAGCCCTGCCCCCCTGATTATGAATACTCAATTATTGAGTCAATCCATCCTCAATTTGCTCAATAACGCAGCCGACGCTTCTGTCGATCAAGTTAATGTCACCAGTGGATGGGATCATGATCTGCTCCATCTTGAGATACTGGATGATGGCGAAGGGCTGAATGCCGAAGTAATGGAACGCGCTGGTGAAGCATTTTTTACCAATAAAGGACCAGGAAAAGGTTTTGGAATAGGACTTTTTCTGGCGAATACCAATATTGAGCGTTTTGGCGGAAGTGTCCGTCTATTTAACCGCCCTGAAGGTGGAGCATGCACCCATGTCACCCTGCCTATCATGCAATCTGGTCATCAACCCATTCCATCTTGA
- a CDS encoding ABC transporter permease codes for MTGFYTLLYKELLRFWKVAFQTVLAPVLSSLLYLMIFSHVLAERAEVYAGVTYVAFLVPGLVMMAILQNAFANSSSSLIQSKITGNLVFILLTPLSHLEIFLAYTGAAVLRGLMVGLGVYLSALWYFPVTPQLPGWVFIFAVLGSAILGVMGLIAGIVSDKFDQLAAFQNFIILPLTFLSGVFYSIHSLPPTWQLLSHLNPFFYMVDGLRYGFFGVSDFSPYISLLIILTCLMAISGWALWMLRSGYKIRQ; via the coding sequence ATGACAGGTTTTTATACTCTGCTGTATAAGGAGTTGCTACGCTTCTGGAAAGTTGCTTTTCAGACGGTGCTGGCGCCAGTATTGTCTAGTCTGCTTTATCTGATGATCTTCTCCCATGTGCTGGCTGAACGGGCCGAAGTGTACGCCGGTGTGACGTATGTTGCCTTTCTGGTACCTGGGCTGGTGATGATGGCTATTCTGCAAAATGCGTTTGCCAACTCATCTTCCAGCCTGATTCAGTCCAAAATAACTGGCAATCTGGTGTTTATCCTGCTAACCCCTCTATCGCATCTGGAAATATTCCTCGCCTACACTGGTGCTGCCGTGCTGCGTGGGCTAATGGTGGGGCTAGGTGTCTACCTGTCGGCACTCTGGTATTTTCCGGTCACTCCCCAGTTACCCGGCTGGGTGTTTATTTTTGCCGTGTTGGGCAGCGCTATACTGGGAGTGATGGGATTGATCGCCGGTATTGTTTCAGATAAATTTGATCAACTGGCAGCATTCCAAAATTTCATTATCCTGCCGCTGACTTTTCTTTCCGGTGTATTTTATTCGATTCATTCGCTACCTCCCACCTGGCAGCTTTTGTCACACCTGAATCCGTTCTTTTATATGGTGGATGGCCTGCGTTATGGATTTTTTGGGGTTTCTGATTTTTCACCCTATATCAGTTTGCTGATCATTCTGACGTGCCTCATGGCCATCTCCGGATGGGCATTGTGGATGCTGCGAAGCGGCTATAAAATTCGACAATGA
- a CDS encoding fused MFS/spermidine synthase — protein sequence MHSSVVHKLPYWWLYCTVFLTGASVMVIELLGTRLIAPFYGASLYVWASLISVTMIALAIGYYAGGHWADHAKRTGLALIIALAGLLTLVIPWMTTPVLLATDSLGLQMGTFISTLILFTPSLIMLGMVGPFAVKMVTDSLSGVGASTGSIYAVSTVGSVVGTLLLGFYLFPRIGSREIFVGVGLGLFVLAALVAFFERKRIPMRYSLVPVVLLALPGMMLFPGGLSSGNAASHSEQSYQVQFERESLYGWVRVLDNPAANMRLLMADASTIGAASISHGENLMTYQRIVELIPQLAPDIKRALLIGQGAGHMATNLLRFGVTTDTIEIDPAVAEAAQDYFDFKPTGNRIIGDARYAIRKLQGSYDLIILDVFTGGAEPVHLLTEETLQQINGLLSKQGLLALNFVSFLDGGENIALASVGKTLAQVFPHQRVFISEPGVEFNDFICSVGGPPTQ from the coding sequence ATGCATTCTTCTGTTGTTCATAAACTGCCCTATTGGTGGCTTTATTGCACCGTTTTTCTGACTGGCGCCTCGGTGATGGTGATCGAGTTACTTGGTACGCGCTTGATTGCTCCGTTCTATGGCGCAAGTCTTTATGTATGGGCGTCGCTGATTTCGGTGACGATGATCGCGCTGGCCATTGGTTATTACGCGGGCGGGCATTGGGCGGATCATGCCAAACGAACTGGACTCGCACTGATCATCGCGCTGGCAGGCTTACTGACGCTGGTTATCCCGTGGATGACAACACCGGTGCTACTCGCAACCGATTCGCTGGGTCTGCAGATGGGAACGTTCATCAGCACGCTGATTCTGTTTACGCCCAGTCTTATCATGCTTGGCATGGTTGGTCCGTTCGCCGTCAAGATGGTAACTGACAGTCTCAGCGGAGTTGGCGCGAGTACCGGTTCAATCTATGCGGTCAGCACGGTCGGTAGTGTGGTAGGGACATTGTTGCTTGGTTTCTACCTGTTCCCGCGCATTGGTTCTCGTGAGATTTTTGTTGGCGTTGGCCTGGGATTGTTTGTACTGGCAGCACTCGTTGCTTTTTTTGAACGCAAGCGTATCCCGATGAGATATTCGCTGGTTCCTGTGGTTTTGTTGGCGCTGCCTGGCATGATGCTGTTTCCCGGTGGACTTTCTTCAGGTAATGCGGCCAGCCACTCCGAACAGTCCTACCAGGTACAGTTTGAACGCGAAAGCCTCTATGGCTGGGTACGAGTACTGGATAATCCTGCTGCAAACATGCGATTACTAATGGCAGATGCATCGACAATTGGCGCAGCCAGCATCAGTCACGGCGAAAATCTGATGACGTATCAGAGAATTGTTGAGTTGATTCCGCAGCTAGCACCGGATATTAAACGCGCGCTGTTGATTGGACAGGGTGCGGGGCACATGGCAACCAATCTGTTACGATTCGGTGTCACGACGGATACCATCGAAATCGATCCAGCGGTTGCCGAGGCTGCACAGGATTATTTTGACTTCAAGCCAACCGGTAATCGAATCATTGGTGATGCACGCTACGCGATCCGTAAATTGCAGGGTAGTTATGATCTAATTATTCTGGATGTATTCACTGGTGGTGCCGAACCGGTACATTTACTGACTGAGGAAACACTACAACAGATTAATGGCCTGTTAAGCAAACAGGGACTGTTGGCGCTGAATTTTGTTTCGTTTCTGGATGGCGGTGAAAATATCGCGTTAGCCTCAGTTGGGAAAACTCTCGCGCAGGTTTTTCCGCATCAACGGGTGTTCATCTCCGAACCAGGAGTCGAATTCAATGATTTTATTTGCTCGGTGGGGGGACCCCCCACACAATAA
- a CDS encoding BolA/IbaG family iron-sulfur metabolism protein, with product MVTADSIEHTIKTLLPCEWIRVEGDDGHHFSAVIVSDQFEGKSMVQQHQLVYRALGERMREEIHALSMKTYTSAQWATASNAHT from the coding sequence ATGGTTACCGCAGATTCAATTGAACACACTATTAAAACTTTATTACCTTGTGAATGGATTCGCGTGGAAGGAGATGACGGCCATCATTTTAGTGCTGTCATTGTCAGTGACCAGTTTGAAGGCAAAAGCATGGTACAGCAGCATCAACTGGTTTATCGTGCACTTGGTGAACGTATGCGCGAGGAAATTCATGCGCTGTCAATGAAAACTTATACCTCCGCCCAATGGGCAACAGCCAGTAATGCACATACTTGA
- a CDS encoding ABC transporter ATP-binding protein, whose amino-acid sequence MTPAIEVRQLTKCYGALAALDTVDLQIEQGEFFALLGSNGAGKTTLISILAGLVKPTSGTAKVMGYDVQSQYQQTRKRLGVVPQELVYDPFFSVREMLIMQSGYFGIKHNDAWVDEVLFRLDLANKAHTNLRALSGGMKRRVLIAQALVHKPPVIILDEPTAGVDVDLRQSLWQFVQQLNQEGHTVVLTTHYLEEAEALCNRVAMLKRGQVVVLDNINNLVRATRDYTLLLRLSVNTLPDKLQSWAVRHDPVGGLYRISIQEYTEIETILSLLREADIQIIDLHLQQPDLEDVFVRTMEEMDRAAVP is encoded by the coding sequence ATGACACCTGCCATTGAGGTCCGGCAACTGACCAAGTGCTACGGAGCACTGGCTGCGCTTGATACCGTAGATCTTCAAATCGAGCAGGGAGAATTTTTTGCATTACTCGGCTCAAATGGTGCCGGTAAAACTACGCTGATCAGTATACTCGCTGGTCTGGTCAAGCCAACCAGCGGTACCGCCAAGGTAATGGGATACGATGTTCAGTCTCAGTACCAGCAAACACGCAAACGGTTAGGTGTAGTTCCCCAAGAGCTGGTCTATGATCCTTTTTTCAGTGTTCGTGAAATGCTGATCATGCAGTCCGGGTATTTTGGTATCAAGCATAACGATGCATGGGTCGATGAGGTCCTGTTTCGACTCGATCTGGCAAACAAGGCACATACCAATCTGCGGGCACTATCTGGTGGAATGAAGCGGCGGGTGCTTATTGCCCAGGCACTGGTACACAAACCCCCTGTCATTATTCTCGATGAGCCCACAGCCGGTGTCGATGTCGATTTGCGTCAAAGTTTGTGGCAGTTTGTGCAGCAACTTAATCAGGAAGGCCATACCGTTGTGCTGACTACACACTATCTGGAAGAAGCGGAAGCATTGTGCAATCGGGTCGCTATGCTCAAGCGTGGTCAGGTTGTCGTACTTGATAATATCAATAACCTGGTGCGTGCCACTCGGGACTATACGTTGCTGCTACGTTTGTCCGTCAATACGTTGCCTGATAAATTACAGTCCTGGGCAGTCAGGCATGATCCAGTTGGCGGGTTATACCGTATCAGCATTCAGGAATATACCGAGATTGAAACTATTCTGTCACTGTTGCGCGAGGCGGACATCCAGATCATTGATCTTCATTTGCAGCAACCCGACCTTGAGGATGTTTTTGTCAGAACCATGGAAGAAATGGATCGGGCTGCTGTGCCATGA